The following coding sequences are from one Primulina eburnea isolate SZY01 chromosome 15, ASM2296580v1, whole genome shotgun sequence window:
- the LOC140815186 gene encoding uncharacterized protein isoform X2: MQACRQGLLLVELLRWIALAAIGEKEWYFYVPRDRKYRNGDRPNRVTTSGYWKATGADRMIRSENLRSIGLKKTLVFYSGKAPKGIRTSWIMNEYRLPHQETERLQKAEISLCRVYKRAGVEDHPSLPRSLPTKASSSSSSRGSQSTQIPQETMNLGIETFQTEGIMSESSPSSSTNVGTSLALSNPNSYNLNNPLLHMASTIDAAAPSSVERERMILLQNYSQKIGTTIFANPSSSHAIDDLHKLVNTYSTNQENHHFSNNIIVPGLLSHFTTLQPQPQPQPQQQQQQQVALNVIPGSIEAAYSDRLWDWNSISDQASKDYNSHFK, encoded by the exons ATGCAAGCGTGTAGACAAGGGCTTTTGCTGGTCGAATTGTTGCGATGGATCG CTTTAGCTGCAATAGGGGAGAAAGAATGGTACTTCTATGTGCCTAGGGATAGGAAGTATCGCAACGGGGATCGACCTAATCGTGTGACAACTTCTGGATATTGGAAGGCAACTGGAGCAGATAGAATGATTAGAAGCGAGAATTTGAGGTCTATTGGCCTGAAGAAAACCCTTGTTTTCTATTCCGGCAAGGCTCCGAAAGGTATCCGAACTAGCTGGATCATGAATGAATACCGACTGCCTCACCAAGAAACCGAACGCCTGCAGAAG GCGGAAATTTCTCTGTGTCGAGTCTACAAACGAGCTGGAGTCGAAGACCATCCATCTCTCCCTCGTTCCCTCCCTACAAAAGCTTCGTCTTCGTCTTCCTCACGAGGGTCACAATCAACACAAATACCACAAGAAACCATGAATCTTGGAATCGAAACGTTCCAAACCGAAGGAATCATGAGCGAGTCGAGCCCTAGTAGCAGCACAAACGTTGGAACATCACTTGCCCTTTCGAATCCCAACTCTTACAACCTTAATAATCCATTACTCCACATGGCTTCCACCATTGATGCAGCGGCTCCAAGTTCCGTAGAAAGGGAAAGGATGATTCTTCTACAGAATTATTCCCAAAAAATTGGCACTACCATATTTGCAAATCCATCTTCTTCACATGCAATCGATGATCTCCACAAATTGGTGAATACTTACTCAACAAATCAAGAAAACCACCACTTCTCTAACAATATTATTgtccccggtctcctttcccaCTTCACAACATTGCAGCCTCAGCCTCAGCCTCAgcctcagcagcagcagcagcaacagGTAGCTCTGAACGTGATTCCGGGCTCGATTGAGGCCGCTTACTCGGATAGATTGTGGGATTGGAATTCAATATCAGATCAGGCAAGCAAGGACTACAACAGTCATTTCAAGTAA
- the LOC140815186 gene encoding uncharacterized protein isoform X1, with product MAINAAAMNNNQEDHENVNKQEDDQHQHDMVMPGFRFHPTEEELVEFYLRRKVEGKRFNVELITFLDLYRYDPWELPALAAIGEKEWYFYVPRDRKYRNGDRPNRVTTSGYWKATGADRMIRSENLRSIGLKKTLVFYSGKAPKGIRTSWIMNEYRLPHQETERLQKAEISLCRVYKRAGVEDHPSLPRSLPTKASSSSSSRGSQSTQIPQETMNLGIETFQTEGIMSESSPSSSTNVGTSLALSNPNSYNLNNPLLHMASTIDAAAPSSVERERMILLQNYSQKIGTTIFANPSSSHAIDDLHKLVNTYSTNQENHHFSNNIIVPGLLSHFTTLQPQPQPQPQQQQQQQVALNVIPGSIEAAYSDRLWDWNSISDQASKDYNSHFK from the exons ATGGCCATTAATGCAGCAGCCATGAACAATAATCAAGAAGATCATGAAAATGTTAACAAGCAAGAAGATGATCAGCACCAGCATGATATGGTGATGCCGGGTTTTCGGTTCCATCCTACCGAAGAAGAGCTGGTTGAATTCTACCTCCGCCGTAAGGTTGAGGGCAAGCGTTTTAATGTGGAACTTATCACGTTTTTAGACCTTTATCGCTATGACCCTTGGGAACTTCCTG CTTTAGCTGCAATAGGGGAGAAAGAATGGTACTTCTATGTGCCTAGGGATAGGAAGTATCGCAACGGGGATCGACCTAATCGTGTGACAACTTCTGGATATTGGAAGGCAACTGGAGCAGATAGAATGATTAGAAGCGAGAATTTGAGGTCTATTGGCCTGAAGAAAACCCTTGTTTTCTATTCCGGCAAGGCTCCGAAAGGTATCCGAACTAGCTGGATCATGAATGAATACCGACTGCCTCACCAAGAAACCGAACGCCTGCAGAAG GCGGAAATTTCTCTGTGTCGAGTCTACAAACGAGCTGGAGTCGAAGACCATCCATCTCTCCCTCGTTCCCTCCCTACAAAAGCTTCGTCTTCGTCTTCCTCACGAGGGTCACAATCAACACAAATACCACAAGAAACCATGAATCTTGGAATCGAAACGTTCCAAACCGAAGGAATCATGAGCGAGTCGAGCCCTAGTAGCAGCACAAACGTTGGAACATCACTTGCCCTTTCGAATCCCAACTCTTACAACCTTAATAATCCATTACTCCACATGGCTTCCACCATTGATGCAGCGGCTCCAAGTTCCGTAGAAAGGGAAAGGATGATTCTTCTACAGAATTATTCCCAAAAAATTGGCACTACCATATTTGCAAATCCATCTTCTTCACATGCAATCGATGATCTCCACAAATTGGTGAATACTTACTCAACAAATCAAGAAAACCACCACTTCTCTAACAATATTATTgtccccggtctcctttcccaCTTCACAACATTGCAGCCTCAGCCTCAGCCTCAgcctcagcagcagcagcagcaacagGTAGCTCTGAACGTGATTCCGGGCTCGATTGAGGCCGCTTACTCGGATAGATTGTGGGATTGGAATTCAATATCAGATCAGGCAAGCAAGGACTACAACAGTCATTTCAAGTAA